A stretch of Coccidioides posadasii str. Silveira chromosome 2, complete sequence DNA encodes these proteins:
- a CDS encoding uncharacterized protein (EggNog:ENOG410PJW7~COG:S~BUSCO:1581at33183): MARRAPELPSPPKRVTRARTRTVAEKEEANKETNNAMAASTSITTAPKRGRPRKNTAAVEVPSKPTTKPAATDTQGGAAKRRGPKAKHVQVPVDNDSSDDEVDVVTVRTAAKPLSTKTSTSSCTRTTRTRKETPLLPENSGQSEDDDDELAQPRQHKGKVVRSRKTATLASNKGGASSTESGNQAIARRGRKAANAGGSSRMKQSVAAPARTVSTRSKPTTNAPKKKVAFLDMTEDFDKENQPLPREMTEKQKGKAALGLKAKPVRRPVTPVSRDEEQVSNVKAQVRKEPLSPKKPNQLARTSPSGSSDGAFSAASWTESAPLLKTPQKSPVKLPTLRPSLASPAKKIDFNASRRLTEPIPRGKNPAVDQEDTMTCGRELMSLKDSIMISTPARRPPPSPYKDSIKESPRKAPIMLEPIDSTHHQMSAALKISPLKASAIKPKGMPIPLQWSVAPSESPIKEKKSLFQSPAKRLISPSKKFPPMLDGEHSESSVNNIGQDSCSEFRALDTQFGRLGQAESGESNSPAREDMNDDVMVDENEPMSNDDDQLQVSDMAEVSRKLDVQLSAHMQDPFISLGDKSNISTPARGYEVTSGNSSISSIRHFSGVPPPAPSPPVFTSYFPRLDYRDDLPDEESDDESMITVTPSRSPARRQSIRLVNGADSSENIGFTPLANKLSQWKPDIQERKYPNRRGMFSIGDEEQLDAKSARHSLAMRHLISQGPRITSVVTEAEETLFEGETAIHEPDTTMDGDMPNGDDGNFTILEDCDEDTLTAFPLEHKVDIVEDGSEDLRSCVDENIAPQEPTITINAAFFETAQHEPQAHSPHPMLPMSVTPVRSGPRYTRTVHTVSKVPLKSEDGSLKVPRKRTRSFSSGANSSPPSTPIVTRSKTLPSPRKARSPLKPFIPVEDEPDAPPTLALPERPKCAPSSTASSPSKSPRKQPPGHDGVLQGAVVYTDVHTKEGADASGIFVELLTQMGARCVKSWNWNPRTSLSPVDGVEPKESKVGITHVVFKDGGVRTLEKVREANGVVKCVGVNWVLDCERSNKWLDEAEYAVDISMLPRGGQKRRKSMEPRALGNVNGTLVTLDCSSSSSGSGRSSVDPETMEEFMRLSPTLTPRSSRDSSVDSDYNDSEDVLATPKPKRRPRSSIAPPETPGYSYDYDPSTSMSPTTPYYLSQGAKLIQQTCPPKQLRQGLFPVDGNSEEQTESLRIRLDAARRKSLIWKPKIGSPLGRQLAAKYSNRDASGGDV; the protein is encoded by the exons ATGGCTCGAAGAGCACCTGAGTTACCTTCCCCTCCGAAGCGTGTCACCCGAGCGAGAACGCGAACCGTGGCTGAGAAGGAAGAAGCTAATAAAGAAACAAACAACGCGATGGCTGCTTCGACGTCGATCACCACAGCGCCGAAGAGAGGAAGACCACGAAAGAATACAGCGGCCGTCGAGGTTCCGTCAAAGCCAACCACCAAACCCGCTGCGACTGACACGCAAGGGGGTGCCGCGAAACGACGAGGACCCAAAGCCAAACATGTCCAAGTACCGGTCGACAACGACTCAAGCGACGATGAAGTTGATGTTGTTACTGTTAGAACGGCAGCTAAGCCTCTGTCAACCAAGACCTCAACTTCGTCCTGCACAAGGACCACACGAACGAGGAAAGAAACTCCCCTCTTGCCCGAGAACAGTGGGCAGAGTgaagacgacgatgatgagcTTGCGCAGCCCCGCCAGCACAAAGGAAAAGTCGTCCGATCGAGAAAAACAGCGACTTTGGCTTCTAACAAAGGCGGGGCATCATCTACCGAATCCGGAAATCAGGCTATTGCTCGCCGAGGAAGAAAGGCAGCAAACGCAGGTGGTTCATCTCGGATGAAGCAATCCGTAGCCGCCCCAGCACGGACAGTTTCTACGCGGAGCAAGCCAACCACCAACGCTCCCAAGAAAAAGGTCGCCTTCTTGGATATGACAGAAGATTTTGATAAGGAGAACCAGCCTCTACCGCGCGAAATGACTGAGAAACAGAAGGGTAAGGCCGCACTTGGCTTAAAGGCCAAACCGGTTCGTCGGCCGGTTACCCCTGTTTCCCGGGACGAGGAGCAGGTCTCCAACGTCAAAGCACAGGTTAGAAAAGAACCTCTATCGCCTAAAAAGCCAAATCAACTCGCCAGAACCAGTCCTTCAGGCAGTTCGGACGGTGCCTTCAGCGCCGCTAGCTGGACAGAATCGGCACCTTTGTTGAAGACGCCTCAGAAATCACCGGTCAAGCTTCCAACTTTGCGTCCATCTTTGGCATCTCCGGCGAAGAAAATAGATTTTAATGCCTCCCGAAGATTAACCGAACCGATACCTAGAGGAAAAAATCCAGCGGTTGATCAGGAAGATACGATGACATGCGGAAGAGAGTTGATGTCCTTGAAAGACTCGATTATGATATCCACTCCTGCGCGCAGACCCCCACCATCTCCTTACAAAGACTCTATCAAAGAATCGCCGAGAAAGGCCCCCATCATGCTTGAACCAATTGATAGTACTCATCACCAAATGTCAGCCGCTCTTAAAATATCTCCTCTGAAAGCATCCGCGATAAAGCCAAAGGGTATGCCGATTCCTTTGCAATGGTCCGTTGCACCTTCGGAGTCGCcgataaaagaaaagaagtctTTATTCCAATCTCCGGCGAAACGACTGATATCACCATCCAAGAAGTTTCCACCCATGCTCGATGGAGAACACAGTGAGTCGAGTGTGAACAACATTGGGCAAGATTCTTGCTCTGAATTTCGGGCTTTAGACACTCAATTTGGACGGCTGGGACAGGCCGAAAGTGGCGAATCAAACAGCCCTGCCCGAGAGGACATGAATGACGACGTAATGGTTGATGAAAATGAGCCAATGTCCAACGATGACGACCAACTTCAAGTGTCTGATATGGCAGAAGTTTCCCGAAAGCTGGACGTTCAACTATCAGCCCATATGCAGGATCCGTTTATAAGTCTAGGAGACAAATCCAACATTTCTACTCCAGCGCGTGGATATGAGGTTACGAGCGGAAATTCCAGCATCAGTTCTATTAGACATTTTTCTGGTGTTCCGCCTCCGGCACCGTCACCTCCTGTTTTCACATCTTATTTCCCTCGGCTGGATTATCGTGATGACCTACCTGATGAGGAATCAGACGATGAATCCATGATTACTGTGACCCCCAGCAGAAGTCCAGCTAGGAGGCAGTCGATTCGTCTGGTGAATGGAGCGGACAGTTCTGAGAACATTGGATTTACGCCGTTGGCAAACAAACTTAGCCAATGGAAGCCAGATATTCAGGAAAGGAAGTATCCAAATCGCAGGGGAATGTTTTCAATCGGTGATGAGGAGCAGCTTGATGCAAAGAGTGCTCGCCATTCGTTGGCCATGAGGCACCTGATATCTCAAGGCCCTAGAATCACATCTGTGGTTACCGAAGCTGAAGAAACTCTCTTTGAGGGCGAGACAGCTATACATGAACCTGATACCACCATGGATGGCGATATGCCGAACGGTGATGATGGCAACTTCACGATCCTGGAAGACTGCGATGAGGATACTCTGACAGCCTTTCCTCTGGAGCATAAAGTGGACATAGTAGAGGATGGAAGTGAAGATTTGCGAAGTTGTGTGgatgaaaatatagctcctCAGGAACCAACTATCACAATCAATGCTGCGTTTTTTGAGACAGCACAGCATGAGCCCCAAGCGCACAGCCCTCACCCGATGCTTCCTATGTCAGTGACACCTGTGAGATCGGGTCCACGGTATACACGCACTGTTCATACAGTGTCTAAAGTACCTTTAAAGAGTGAAGACGGGTCTCTAAAAGTTCCCAGAAAAAGAACTCGATCCTTTTCGTCTGGGGCCAACTCGTCGCCACCATCTACCCCAATCGTCACGAGGAGCAAAACTCTACCTTCACCGCGCAAGGCTAGAAGCCCATTGAAACCATTCATTCCCGTTGAAGACGAACCTGATGCCCCTCCTACGCTTGCACTGCCCGAAAGACCGAAATGTGCACCATCCTCGACAGCTTCTAGCCCATCTAAATCGCCACGCAAGCAGCCTCCAGGGCATGATGGCGTCTTACAGGGGGCTGTGGTCTACACAGATGTTCATACAAAGGAAGGAGCTGATGCAAGTGGCATATTTGTTGAGCTTCTTACTCAAATGGGTGCCCGATGTGTAAAGTCTTGGAACTGGAACCCAAGGACAAGTCTCTCCCCTGTGGATGGGGTCGAGCCAAAGGAGAGCAAAGTAGGGATCACCCATGTCGTTTTCAAAGACGGCGGAGTACGAACGCTAGAGAAAGTTAGAGAAGCTAACGGTGTCGTGAAATGTGTTGGGGTCAATTGGGTTCTTGA CTGCGAAAGGTCAAACAAATGGCTTGACGAGGCGGAATATGCTGTTGATATAAGCATGCTTCCGCGTGGTGGACAGAAACGGAGAAAGAGCATGGAGCCGAGAGCCCTTGGCAATGTCAATGGTACCCTAGTGACACTAGATTgctcttcttcgtcttcggGTAGTGGCCGCTCCAGCGTCGACCCGGAAACAATGGAAGAGTTCATGAGACTCTCCCCGACGCTCACACCCCGGTCTTCACGAGATAGCTCGGTAGATTCAGATTATAACGACTCAGAAGACGTGTTGGCAACTCCCAAACCCAAGCGCCGGCCACGTTCATCAATTGCGCCACCTGAAACGCCAGGGTATTCCTATGATTACGATCCGTCTACGTCGATGTCACCAACCACGCCATACTATCTATCTCAAGGGGCAAAACTGATACAGCAGACTTGTCCGCCAAAGCAGTTACGTCAGGGGCTGTTTCCCGTGGATGGAAATAGTGAGGAGCAAACCGAATCGTTGAGAATTCGACTCGACGCTGCAAGAAGGAAGAGCTTGATCTGGAAACCCAAAATTGGAAGTCCTTTAGGGCGGCAATT GGCGGCCAAGTATTCTAATAGAGATGCATCTGGCGGTGATGTTTAG
- the ARO8_2 gene encoding Aromatic/aminoadipate aminotransferase 1 (EggNog:ENOG410PIHP~COG:E~BUSCO:7225at33183), whose translation MDDNWTPSSWTSKPIKQEVVYEDKERFQAALQKLQRLPPLVTPYEVANLKDSLKNAALGRAFVLQGGDCAELFDYCNQDMIESKIKLILQMSLILIWGSNKPVIRIARIAGQFAKPRSSPCETINGVTMPSFRGDNVNGFDPTPESRKPDPSRLVSAYFHSAATLNYVRSALSSGFADLHSPLDWGLGHITTPAIKEKYERIVSRLTDSLRFMQTVGLDTDRGIETVDFYASHEGLMLEYEQSLTRLLKHPAIALPGSDNTTARRVSMHSRPSPTGYYATSAHFLWIGDRTRQLDGAHVEFFRGISNPIGIKIGPTMQPDELISLLDIVNPSREIGKVTLISRYGASKIAEYLPAHIKAVQASGHVPVWQCDPMHGNTRATPSGVKTRHFTDILSELKQALEIHRSLGSYLGGMHLELTGEAVTECVGGAAGLTEDGLSERYETFCDPRLNEKQALELAFLVAGFYREELDEPVANTI comes from the exons ATGGACGACAACTGGACTCCATCGT CCTGGACTTCAAAGCCAATAAAGCAAGAGGTTGTCTATGAAGACAAGGAGCGCTTTCAGGCTGCTCTGCAGAAATTGCAGAGACTACCGCCCTTGGTGACTCCTTACGAG GTTGCAAATCTTAAAGACAGTCTGAAAAATGCGGCGCTCGGAAGAGCGTTCGTCCTTCAAGGTGGTGACTGTGCTGAGCTCTTTGACTATTGCAACCAGGATATGATCGAATCCAAAATCAAGTTGATTTTGCAAATGAGCTTGATTTTGATCTGGG GATCGAATAAACCAGTTATTCGCATCGCACGGATCGCTGGCCAATTCGCAAA ACCACGATCAAGCCCCTGTGAGACGATAAATGGCGTAACAATGCCATCTTTCCGCGGAGACAATGTCAATGGCTTTGACCCAACGCCCGAATCTCGTAAACCTGACCCGTCAAGGCTGGTTTCAGCCTATTTCCATTCCGCGGCGACTCTCAACTACGTTCGCAGTGCACTCTCGTCTGGGTTTGCGGATCTCCACTCCCCTCTGGACTGGGGTCTAGGACACATCACCACCCCAGCGATCAAAGAAAAATACGAAAGAATAGTTTCCCGACTCACAGACTCTCTCCGCTTCATGCAAACGGTCGGACTTGATACCGACCGCGGCATTGAAACCGTAGACTTCTACGCCAGCCACGAGGGTCTCATGCTCGAATACGAACAAAGCCTAACCAGACTTTTAAAACACCCCGCGATAGCTCTTCCAGGGTCGGACAACACCACCGCACGGCGGGTCAGCATGCACTCTAGACCCTCGCCGACTGGGTACTACGCAACATCCGCCCATTTCCTCTGGATCGGTGATCGCACCCGCCAACTTGACGGGGCGCACGTTGAGTTCTTCCGCGGTATATCCAACCCAATCGGCATTAAAATCGGGCCTACCATGCAACCAGACGAACTAATCTCCCTCCTCGACATCGTCAACCCCTCCCGAGAAATCGGGAAAGTCACTCTAATATCTCGCTACGGCGCATCAAAAATCGCAGAGTATCTGCCCGCACATATCAAAGCCGTGCAGGCCTCGGGGCACGTACCAGTCTGGCAGTGCGATCCTATGCATGGAAACACCCGTGCGACTCCATCGGGGGTGAAAACCAGACATTTTACCGATATCCTATCCGAATTAAAGCAGGCCCTGGAAATCCACCGCTCTCTTGGCTCCTACCTCGGAGGCATGCACCTCGAATTAACCGGAGAGGCGGTAACAGAGTGTGTAGGCGGAGCAGCAGGTTTGACTGAAGACGGCCTGAGCGAGCGATACGAGACGTTCTGCGACCCGAGATTGAACGAAAAGCAAGCCTTGGAATTGGCATTTTTGGTAGCCGGATTCTACCGTGAAGAATTGGATGAGCCGGTTGCGAATACCATTTGA
- a CDS encoding uncharacterized protein (TransMembrane:1 (o98-116i)), with amino-acid sequence MPLLPPSLAPRAIISLQSSNLSHTLGHGQLTRMVAASGFRQRSLRPRGMPHFRCINEQRNGNAWPSDTTNKPGSRATTASMPRVPILDQLGASRPVKITIIICLCIFGTMETVFYAKAAMRYFYPPEEHQGEESD; translated from the coding sequence ATGCCATTATTGCCGCCTTCGCTCGCACCAAGGGCGATAATATCGCTACAATCCTCAAACTTGTCGCACACACTCGGCCATGGCCAGCTTACTCGCATGGTAGCAGCTTCGGGTTTCCGACAGCGATCATTACGTCCCCGCGGCATGCCGCATTTTCGATGCATCAACGAGCAACGGAACGGCAATGCCTGGCCATCGGACACCACAAACAAACCGGGATCTCGCGCCACCACAGCATCGATGCCCCGGGTGCCCATTCTGGATCAACTAGGAGCTTCACGCCCCGTTAAGATCACGATCATCATTTGCCTCTGCATCTTCGGCACCATGGAGACCGTCTTCTATGCCAAAGCCGCAATGCGCTATTTTTACCCTCCCGAAGAGCACCAGGGTGAAGAATCGGATTAA
- a CDS encoding uncharacterized protein (EggNog:ENOG410PR49): MAEPLPSATQAAKADSASTAPDDLPANAEDRAAAVALSSLNTTTAAATEDAQTGVALPSKADQEALGKAMSRLEALASATGKAGASAPAATGATKKDTTPTGKKEEEKVVKKPAVKVKAEDVNMLTHENDPIRALRAFIMPPTSPA; this comes from the exons ATGGCGGAACCTCTGCCTTCGGCCACACAAGCAGCCAAAGCTGACAGCGCTTCAACCGCGCCCGATGACCTTCCCGCCAACGCTGAAGATCGCGCCGCTGCAGTcgctctctcttctctcaacaccaccaccgccgcaGCCACCGAGGATGCACAGACGGGGGTTGCTCTCCCCTCGAAAGCCGACCAGGAGGCGCTGGGCAAGGCAATGAGTCGGCTGGAGGCTCTTGCGAGTGCGACTGGGAAGGCTGGGGCCAGCGCTCCTGCGGCCACCGGTGCAACGAAGAAAGATACAACTCCCACCGGaaagaaggaggaagagaaggtTGTCAAGAAGCCTGCAGTGAAGGTCAAGGCGGAAGATGTCAACATGTTG ACACATGAAAACGACCCTATCAGGGCCTTGCGTGCGTTTATAATGCCGCCTACATCTCCTGCGTGA
- a CDS encoding uncharacterized protein (EggNog:ENOG410QE1F~COG:G~TransMembrane:10 (i181-198o204-227i239-262o292-314i393-422o448-467i479-500o506-533i545-569o581-600i)~BUSCO:5277at33183), which produces MGSRFESRDDLAKSASSEDELNRPFSDGSDRRRRMSDDDHRSVQSGTPDLTGMMSEASRPPLEPPFSPSRRRRRYSYNEEDETTALDGAEGPSAKPVSWRSLPKKGQLAIITVARLAEPLAQTSLQAYMFHQVKSFDPSLPDSTVSTQAGILQGCFTAAQFATGVIWGRLADTEFFGRKRVLLIGLFGACLSSVGFGLSKSFAAAVVFRILGGALNSNAGVMRAMIAEIIEGKEYQSRAFLLLPMCFNTGMILGPILGGILADPVKNYPGLFGPGSLIGGKDGVWWMKQWPYALPNFISALFMLIALVAVFLGLDETHEIVKHRSDWGRWLWKKVARRPSSYTYRPLNQTFDEERVDSIDLQPSEPARSAPASPTTNRTPTIRRKRPPFRQVWTRNVLLTLLTHFVLPLHTSGFNALCFLFLPAPRAPNSREGLFLFGGGLGMPSSRVGLATAIIGIIGLPFQILVYPRWQFRLGTLRAFRVFLPFSPLAYSLAPFLVLLPDRSYVIWPALSAVIFLQVISRTFSIPATVILVNNSVPDPSVLATVHGVAQSVACGARAVGPLLAGWGLGLGLKNNIVGGVWWALALIAILNWALTWTIFEGNTEKGNGDKTHHSPSQ; this is translated from the exons ATGGGATCGCGTTTTGAATCGAGAGATGATCTCGCTAAATCCGCTTCATCTGAAGATGAGCTTAACCGACCATTTTCTGATGGCAGCGACCGGCGGCGGCGGATGAGTGATGACGATCATCGTAGCGTGCAATCGGGCACTCCGGACCTAACAGGTATGATGTCTGAAGCGTCACGCCCTCCGCTCGAGCCTCCATTCTCTCCTTCCCGCCGCAGACGTCGATACTCGTACAACGAGGAAGACGAGACCACTGCCCTCGATGGCGCTGAGGGTCCTAGCGCGAAGCCGGTGTCGTGGCGCTCGCTTCCGAAAAAGGGCCAGTTGGCCATCATCACTGTCGCCCGTCTAGCAGAGCCTCTTGCACAGACGTCGCTTCAAGCCTATATGTTCCACCAGGTGAAATCCTTCGATCCATCGCTTCCAGACTCTACGGTTTCCACACAAGCGGGTATCTTGCAAGGATGCTTTACTGCTGCGCAGTTTGCTACGGGTGTGATATGGGGACGGCTAGCAGACACCGAATTCTTTGGCAGAAAGCGGGTGTTGCTTATAGGACTGTTTGGTGCCTGCTTATCCTCGGTTGGTTTTGGTCTCTCTAAGTCCTTCGCTGCCGCTGTGGTCTTCCGAATACTAGGCGGTGCATTGAATAGCAATGCCGGAGTGATGAGAGCGATGATTGCAGAGATAATCGAAGGGAAAGA GTATCAGTCGCGAGCGTTTCTGCTTCTACCTATGTGCTTTAACACTGGCATGATCTTGGGACCGATACTTGGTGGGATTCTAGCAGACCCGGTCAAGAACTACCCTGGATTATTTGGTCCGGGCTCCCTGATCGGTGGCAAAGATGGTGTCTGGTGGATGAAGCAATGGCCCTAcgcattaccaaatttcatcAGTGCATTGTTCATGTTAATCGCACTTGTTGCAGTGTTCTTGGGACTTGATGAA ACACACGAGATCGTCAAACATCGTTCCGATTGGGGTCGCTGGTTGTGGAAAAAGGTTGCAAGGCGGCCATCTTCTTACACTTATCGACCGCTCAACCAAACGTTCGACGAAGAAAGAGTGGACTCTATCGACTTACAGCCCAGTGAACCAGCTCGATCCGCACCAGCGAGTCCCACGACCAATCGAACGCCCACCATCCGTCGCAAGCGCCCTCCGTTTCGACAAGTGTGGACCCGGAACGTTCTCCTTACCCTGCTCACCCACTTCGTACTTCCGCTACACACGAGCGGCTTCAATGCTCTATGTTTCCTATTCCTGCCGGCGCCCCGCGCTCCAAACAGCCGCGAGGGTCTTTTCCTCTTCGGAGGCGGTCTAGGGATGCCCAGCTCTCGCGTCGGCCTAGCAACCGCCATAATTGGAATCATCGGTCTGCCATTCCAGATACTCGTCTACCCGCGATGGCAGTTCCGCCTCGGCACGTTGAGAGCATTCAGGGTATTTTTACCCTTTTCTCCTCTGGCCTACTCATTGGCACCTTTTCTCGTCCTGTTACCAGATCGATCGTATGTCATCTGGCCTGCCTTGTCGGCTGTGATATTCCTGCAGGTCATTTCGAGGACATTTTCTATTCCGGCGACTGTTATCCTGGTTAATAACTCTGTGCCTGATCCCAGCGTCCTAGCCACCGTACATGGTGTAGCGCAGAGTGTCGCATGCGGTGCAAGAGCAGTAGGCCCGCTACTTGCTGGATGGGGATTGGGCCTGGGGTTGAAAAATAACATTGTGGGAGGTGTCTGGTGGGCGCTAGCTTTGATAGCGATACTCAATTGGGCTCTTACTTGGACCATATTTGAGGGAAATACGGAGAAAGGAAACGGAGATAAAACACACCATTCTCCGTCTCAATGA
- a CDS encoding uncharacterized protein (EggNog:ENOG410PIY0~COG:G~BUSCO:10963at33183) encodes MDRSNKPAAIPVTSSLPQPSVTVQDGRVQASLASGESVTVHLFGATVTSWKLANGHELLFLSEKAHLDGSKPIRGGIPLVFPVFGPPPQNHATSALPQHGFVRNSSWELLGKSTSESESGASVKLDFGLSNSMLSDKFKGDWPYEFGLVYSVTLSKRSLETSLRVQNEGLKSFEFQTLLHSYFKVEDISKIRVQNLQSKTYVDKVRNAEAFTESSPALAVEGEVDRVYQSLDPKVPIVIASESDKPIFSITRESLNDVVVWNPWIEKAKGMADFAPDEAYKNMICVEAGSVVGWQTLEPGDTWEGGQTIECKL; translated from the exons ATGGACCGTTCAAACAAGCCCGCTGCCATTCCAGTCACCTCCTCTCTCCCGCAACCGTCGGTCACCGTTCAGGACGGGAGGGTACAGGCCTCGCTGGCTTCGGGGGAATCAGTCACAGTTCATCTCTTTGGAGCCACAGTCACCTCATGGAAGCTGGCCAACGGACACGAGCTACTGTTCCTGAGTGAAAAGGCCCATCTGGACGGCTCAAAACCTATTCGTGGTGGAATTCCACTGGTCTTCCCC GTGTTTGGACCTCCTCCGCAGAATCATGCCACGTCCGCCCTTCCACAACACGGCTTCGTGCGTAATTCCTCATGGGAATTGCTTGGTAAATCTACATCCGAGTCAGAGAGCGGAGCAAGCGTTAAGCTTGACTTTGGCCTCTCAAACTCTATGCTTAGCGACAAGTTCAAAGGCGACTGGCCCTATGAATTTGGCTTGGTCTACAGCGTTACTTTGAGCAAACGAAGCCTGGAGACCTCGTTACGGGTACAGAACGAGGGCTTGAAATCGTTTGAATTTCAGACTCTGCTGCATTCTTACTTTAAGGTCGAG GATATCTCCAAAATTCGAGTCCAGAACCTTCAGTCGAAAACATACGTTGATAAAGTCCGGAACGCTGAGGCTTTCACAGAATCATCCCCGGCACTCGCAGTTGAAGGGGAGGTAGACCGGGTCTATCAGTCTCTGGACCCCAAAGTGCCAATAGTTATAGCGTCGGAATCTGACAAGCCAATCTTCTCTATTACCCGTGAGTCGCTGAATGACGTCGTTGTGTGGAACCCGTGGATTGAAAAGGCCAAGGGAATGGCCGATTTTGCTCCTGACGAGGCATATAAAAATATGATCTGTGTTGAGGCGGGATCGGTAGTCGGTTGGCAGACCCTTGAGCCGGGTGATACCTGGGAAGGTGGACAGACAATTGAGTGCAAATTATAG
- a CDS encoding uncharacterized protein (EggNog:ENOG410PIGD~COG:S) encodes MSRRDRIYKRPSSSPSLMVTPSSSKKDSRTKRRACSPKSSKTATPKSRLRHDSSQIQFVPVESSPSSNALPETQLLTERQKDVRERQRLENASLFPGAPTAAISPKIPGAASKETHPDSDQFASEPLTPVIAAESGANEDDFTFSSPTPGSKEQSAQELTDFSLSAFEWSSSPNINAASASSRPQKTKTPKKPNEPSAKSSSATPHSQFRSGTVALGPTPPGNQNNVVEIQGNGACVQKGPTIAVDTFFHDPQESQESQSPSSDDPPVEKPIAQGPPGTNRRALPALLETRKDSAEQKKDVDLVPDSFSDQLEQQIASQLEQDLELSMDLELSDAKARVSTSAKKRKRDVADTRKDRTKRLTRGTGLSVEVGRCPGPDLSGFTSNSADQTALQESPGLTSEMQSTKSQRSRKSTRPSARKNQPNATNPGSPGSQTCPQRRSLRLRGRPATEDAEATSGCGGSEMDNVSKVERVAVFEQTGSEGGTGEDNIPQVKATPCEPLVENGPETLNVSVLASLRSVLDCIKGASFEKTFLREIDDVMFDIKMEAHEAVRRHAG; translated from the coding sequence ATGAGCCGGCGCGACAGGATTTATAAAAGACCTTCAAGCTCACCATCCCTGATGGTTACTCCCTCATCCTCGAAGAAGGATAGCCGTACTAAACGGAGAGCTTGTTCGCCTAAAAGTAGTAAAACTGCAACCCCAAAATCCCGGTTACGCCACGATAGTTCACAAATACAATTTGTCCCTGTGGAGTCTTCTCCATCATCCAATGCTTTGCCAGAAACACAACTCCTTACGGAGCGTCAAAAGGATGTGAGGGAAAGGCAGCGTCTAGAAAATGCATCATTGTTTCCCGGTGCTCCCACAGCTGCCATATCCCCCAAGATTCCGGGTGCTGCCTCCAAGGAGACCCACCCGGATTCGGACCAATTCGCCAGCGAGCCACTTACTCCCGTTATTGCGGCGGAATCAGGCGCGAATGAGGATGATTTCACATTTTCTTCCCCGACACCAGGCTCTAAAGAACAGAGCGCACAGGAGCTCACCGATTTCTCTCTATCAGCATTTGAGTGGAGCTCCTCACCCAACATCAACGCTGCTTCAGCATCATCGAGGCCTCAGAAAACTAAAACACCAAAAAAACCCAATGAGCCGAGCGCTAAATCATCGTCAGCAACTCCTCACTCGCAGTTCAGAAGTGGAACTGTAGCATTGGGGCCAACTCCACCGGGCAACCAAAATAATGTCGTTGAAATTCAAGGAAACGGTGCATGTGTCCAGAAAGGTCCTACAATCGCAGTTGACACCTTCTTTCATGACCCGCAGGAGTCACAGGAGTCGCAGTCACCATCATCCGACGATCCTCCCGTCGAAAAGCCAATCGCTCAAGGCCCTCCCGGCACAAATAGACGGGCCTTACCTGCCCTACTCGAAACACGTAAGGATAGTGCGGAACAGAAGAAGGACGTTGACCTTGTTCCCGATTCGTTCAGCGACCAGCTAGAACAGCAGATTGCTTCCCAGCTTGAGCAAGACCTAGAGCTTTCTATGGACCTAGAGTTATCTGATGCTAAAGCCCGGGTTTCGACCTCTGCGAAAAAGCGAAAAAGAGACGTTGCTGACACTCGGAAGGACCGGACAAAGCGACTTACTCGTGGTACAGGTCTCTCCGTCGAGGTTGGAAGATGCCCAGGCCCGGACCTCTCCGGATTTACCTCCAATTCTGCAGATCAGACAGCCCTGCAGGAATCGCCCGGTCTAACGAGTGAGATGCAGTCAACAAAATCACAACGGAGTCGTAAGTCAACCAGGCCATCCGCACGCAAAAACCAGCCAAACGCGACGAATCCAGGCTCTCCCGGTTCGCAGACATGTCCTCAACGAAGATCACTCCGGCTTCGCGGAAGGCCGGCCACTGAAGATGCCGAGGCAACCTCTGGATGCGGAGGATCAGAGATGGACAATGTTTCAAAGGTGGAGCGAGTCGCAGTGTTCGAGCAGACCGGATCAGAAGGCGGTACTGGAGAGGACAACATCCCACAAGTAAAGGCGACTCCATGTGAGCCTCTCGTAGAGAATGGCCCGGAGACTCTCAATGTCTCTGTCCTTGCATCTCTCCGATCCGTTCTCGACTGCATCAAAGGAGCTTCCTTCGAGAAGACTTTTTTGCGGGAAATTGACGATGTTATGTTTGATATTAAAATGGAAGCTCATGAAGCAGTGAGAAGACATGCTGGGTGA